In Lineus longissimus chromosome 9, tnLinLong1.2, whole genome shotgun sequence, one genomic interval encodes:
- the LOC135494028 gene encoding uncharacterized protein LOC135494028, giving the protein MAVIIGAAKRRQDLETSSRLQFSSDAHRVALVRRRLRSRLRSCGLPSLPECSRGNLLFLPRLQARVAPLKILTIPRLELQGAVLAARLGVMLESELKVQVERRVHWSDSEVVLKYLRNDTKRFRPFIANRVSEIKDLTERESWHHVPTDQNPADLCTRGLQVSSFQEDNAQQDSFAEELDCLKREQPVGQKSRLAHAGPFYDGNSCCLRVGGRLRKASIPDEAKFQMILPTRHPVTHSLTKDTHRRLTHCGQEHVIADLRQKYWPVRAREAAKRAIKDCLLCERKKAKPCIPRMADLPASRLQVTSGPFAYCGVDYWGPMLVKERRSTVKRWGCLFTCLSTRACFPPGTAMLCLDSTYCKIVQERWVSFKTRLL; this is encoded by the coding sequence ATGGCTGTCATAATTGGAGCAGCTAAGAGACGTCAGGATCTCGAGACATCATCCAGGCTTCAGTTCTCAAGTGATGCACATCGAGTTGCACTTGTTCGGCGACGCCTCAGAAGCCGGCTTCGGAGCTGTGGCTTACCTTCGTTACCAGAATGCTCAAGGGGAAATCTGCTGTTCCTTCCTCGCCTCCAAGCCCGGGTAGCCCCACTTAAGATCCTTACCATACCTAGACTCGAGCTGCAAGGTGCAGTTTTGGCAGCACGTCTGGGAGTGATGTTGGAGTCTGAGCTCAAAGTCCAAGTCGAGAGGAGAGTCCATTGGTCAGATTCTGAAGTCGTCCTGAAATACCTTCGTAACGATACCAAGAGATTTCGACCCTTCATAGCCAACAGGGTGTCAGAAATCAAAGACCTTACCGAGAGAGAGTCATGGCATCACGTACCTACGGATCAAAATCCGGCTGATCTTTGTACAAGAGGGCTACAGGTGTCGTCATTTCAAGAAGACAACGCTCAACAAGACAGCTTTGCAGAGGAGCTCGATTGTCTTAAACGGGAACAACCAGTTGGCCAGAAAAGCCGCCTTGCCCATGCAGGACCGTTCTATGATGGTAACAGCTGTTGTCTGAGAGTCGGTGGACGCCTGCGTAAAGCATCTATTCCAGATGAAGCCAAGTTTCAGATGATTCTTCCCACGAGACATCCCGTCACTCACTCGCTAACTAAGGATACTCATCGTCGTTTAACTCACTGCGGTCAAGAGCATGTTATAGCTGACCTGAGACAGAAATACTGGCCAGTACGGGCCAGGGAGGCGGCTAAGCGGGCAATTAAAGATTGTCTGCTCTGTGAACGTAAGAAGGCAAAACCATGCATCCCCAGAATGGCTGATTTACCTGCGTCTCGTCTGCAAGTCACATCCGGTCCGTTCGCCTACTGTGGAGTCGACTATTGGGGACCTATGCTTGTGAAAGAAAGGAGAAGCACCGTCAAAAGATGGGGATGCCTGTTTACGTGTCTGTCCACCCGTGCCTGTTTTCCGCCAGGAACCGCAATGTTATGTCTTGACTCAACTTACTGTAAAATCGTTCAGGAACGTTGGGTCTCATTCAAGACCCGCCTGTTATAA
- the LOC135494026 gene encoding uncharacterized protein LOC135494026, with protein MFLRVRVAPGDADSLRFLYKQDLQQAGSPDTYQMESHIFGASCSPANFALKLTAIDHATTFSKEATQAIEDEFYMDDFIKSIEGIPPAIRLTREVVDLAAKGGFRLHKWMSNAKEVLAALNVTELAVQALDFDQADLPCQRTLGMQWYIQEDAFTFSCEPKDTPLTNRGLVSTMCSVFYPCGFIAPFIV; from the coding sequence ATGTTCTTGAGAGTTAGAGTAGCCCCTGGAGATGCAGATTCATTGCGCTTTTTGTATAAGCAGGACCTCCAACAAGCAGGATCGCCTGACACTTATCAGATGGAATCGCATATCTTCGGAGCCAGCTGCTCACCGGCAAATTTTGCACTCAAGCTAACTGCCATAGACCATGCCACAACATTCAGCAAAGAAGCGACCCAAGCCATCGAAGATGAGTTCTACATGGACGACTTCATCAAGTCTATAGAGGGCATCCCACCTGCTATACGTCTGACCCGAGAAGTTGTAGATTTGGCAGCCAAAGGGGGGTTTAGGCTCCATAAATGGATGTCCAATGCAAAGGAAGTATTGGCTGCTCTGAATGTCACTGAACTAGCAGTACAAGCGCTAGACTTCGACCAGGCGGACCTTCCCTGTCAGAGAACGCTAGGGATGCAGTGGTACATCCAAGAAGACGCCTTCACCTTCAGCTGTGAACCCAAGGACACTCCTTTGACCAACCGAGGCCTCGTCAGCACCATGTGTTCAGTCTTCTACCCCTGCGGCTTCATCGCCCCGTTCATCGTCTGA